One part of the Schistocerca piceifrons isolate TAMUIC-IGC-003096 chromosome 2, iqSchPice1.1, whole genome shotgun sequence genome encodes these proteins:
- the LOC124777885 gene encoding uncharacterized protein LOC124777885, giving the protein MLVSELTMSDIYFYCILPPMYECSSLNILNAPEQEEIQSDKLKVPLRLMHLNIQYLINKLNVLQTFVNGHSPHVVVLTEHGLKSEEIIYIKLDGYFLGNSYCRQHHKGGGVAIFVREQLKVNKLNHLDLYNSEGLTEVTGIELHIRGCGKGTVKQKIIGIYRPPKSEVVCFIDIFSRIVGHCDQNEITILGDLNIEATSCNNHNSRLIDTLNSYNLMNAVNSDTRVTQSTSSRIAYIILSKEVKYSIRCWNVDVHFSDHKCQFVDYEHTSFQEMTQFVEHKRMLKEKNNNPFKSKLTSEEWQLVLQQKGSKYKWAKFYNIILQYLNFCCPVKEIKKVVTHKQNVKNTRLTLPAYVIKLGQNIEELSVLHKSTKLQIF; this is encoded by the coding sequence ATGCTTGTTTCAGAGCTGACAATGAGTGACatatatttttattgcattttaccACCCATGTACGAGTGTAGTTCCCTCAACATACTAAATGCTCCAGAACAGGAGGAAATTCAAAGTGACAAACTAAAAGTACCATTAAGGCTCATGCACTTAAATATACAATATCTTATAAATAAGCTCAATGTTTTGCAGACTTTTGTAAACGGTCATTCACCTCATGTAGTTGTGTTAACCGAGCATGGACTGAAATCTGaggaaattatttacattaaactAGATGGCTATTTCCTAGGAAATAGCTACTGTAGACAGCATCATAAAGGTGGAGGTGTAGCAATATTTGTTAGAGAGCAGctcaaagtaaataaattaaaccatCTAGATCTGTATAATAGTGAAGGCTTGACTGAAGTGACAGGCATTGAACTCCATATCAGAGGTTGCGGAAAGGGCACGGTGAAACAGAAAATTATTGGGATTTATCGTCCACCAAAATCAGAGGTAGTGTGTTTCATAGATATTTTTAGTAGAATAGTgggacactgtgaccaaaatgagATAACAATACTTGGTGACTTGAATATAGAGGCAACATCTTGCAATAACCATAACAGCAGGCTAATAGATACCCTTAACTCCTATAATCTTATGAATGCAGTAAATTCAGATACAAGAGTAACTCAGTCTACTTCTAGTAGAATAGCCTACATAATACTAAGTAAAGAAGTAAAATATAGTATTAGATGCTGGAATGTGGACGTCCACTTCTCAGACCACAAATGTCAATTTGTAGACTATGAACACACAAGCTTCCAAGAAATGACTCAGTTTGTAGAACATAAAAGAATGCTTAAAGAGAAAAACAATAATCCTTTTAAAAGTAAACTAACATCTGAGGAATGGCAACTAGTTCTTCAGCAAAAAGGGTCCAAATACAAATGGGccaaattttataatattattttaCAATATCTTAATTTTTGCTGCCCAGtgaaagaaattaagaaagtagtaaCTCACAAGCAAAATGTAAAAAACaccagactgactcttccagcttacGTGATTAAACTCGGGCAAAATATTGAGGAACTAAGTGTATTACACAAgtcaactaaattgcaaatattttag
- the LOC124777884 gene encoding NAD kinase 2, mitochondrial isoform X3, whose amino-acid sequence MRSLEVARVNFKRALIVTKLSRYEYEKYRYPHLTETELEAVLKKRGSEYGNLLRRYEIHKTFEKRLVESVEACGITTKVVNRFGYNEENLKWADVVVPVGGDGTFILAASKIQGNYKPVIGFNSDPSRSAGYLCLPKKYSANVKGALQKIINGDFRWMFRNRIRITLFGKNIFDAPLELNEEQLREPGDTPLPKRTTVTADSKVYRRTLPTLALNEIFVGEKQATRVSYLELKLAGESRTKLKCTGICVATGTGSTAWHASMNRISDQSISELLSLLKQPVSEETRAELCSRFSEQLKFDPEERKMCYTVRECIDTKTWPEGAR is encoded by the exons ATGCGCTCGTTAGAAGTGGCAAGAGTTAATTTCAAGCGTGCATTAATAGTGACGAAACTATCGCGATATGAATACGAAAAATATCGCTACCCACATTTAACCGAGACTGAGTTGGAAGCAGTACTGAAGAAACGAGGTTCTGAGTACGGAAATTTACTCCGTCGCTACGAAATTCATAAAACATTTGAAAAGCGTTTAGTGGAAAGTGTGGAAGCATGCGGAATTACGACCAAAGTGGTGAACCGATTCGGATACAATGAAGAAAATCTTAAATGGGCAGATGTTGTGGTGCCTGTTGGTGGTGATGGTACTTTCATACTAGCTGCAAGTAAAATCCAAGGCAACTATAAGCCTGTTATTGGCTTCAATTCAGATCCAAGTCGTTCCGCCGGTTACCTATGCCTACCAAAAAAATATTCAGCCAACGTCAAAGGAGCTTTGCAGAAGATCATTAATGGAGATTTCAGGTGGATGTTTAGAAATAGAATACGAATAACATTGTTCGGGAAAAACATTTTCGATGCTCCACTTGAACTTAACGAAGAGCAATTGCGAGAACCTGGTGACACTCCTCTGCCGAAGAGAACAACTGTAACAGCTGATTCTAAGGTTTATAGGAGGACACTACCAACATTGGCtcttaatgaaatatttgttggtgaaAAACAAGCCACTCGTGTGTCATACTTGGAACTGAAGCTAGCTGGCGAATCAAGAACGAAACTGAAGTGTACCGGAATCTGTGTCGCGACAGGCACCGGGTCCACCGCTTGGCACGCAAGTATGAACCGTATTTCTGACCAGTCCATAAGTGAATTGCTATCATTATTGAAGCAGCCAGTTTCAGAGGAAACGCGAGCAGAATTATGTTCACGGTTTTCGGAACAGTTGAAGTTCGATCCCGAAGAACGAAAAATGTGTTATACAGTGCGTGAGTGTATAGACACGAAAACGTGGCCAGAAG GTGCTCGATGA
- the LOC124777884 gene encoding NAD kinase 2, mitochondrial isoform X2 has protein sequence MRSLEVARVNFKRALIVTKLSRYEYEKYRYPHLTETELEAVLKKRGSEYGNLLRRYEIHKTFEKRLVESVEACGITTKVVNRFGYNEENLKWADVVVPVGGDGTFILAASKIQGNYKPVIGFNSDPSRSAGYLCLPKKYSANVKGALQKIINGDFRWMFRNRIRITLFGKNIFDAPLELNEEQLREPGDTPLPKRTTVTADSKVYRRTLPTLALNEIFVGEKQATRVSYLELKLAGESRTKLKCTGICVATGTGSTAWHASMNRISDQSISELLSLLKQPVSEETRAELCSRFSEQLKFDPEERKMCYTVRECIDTKTWPEETTF, from the coding sequence ATGCGCTCGTTAGAAGTGGCAAGAGTTAATTTCAAGCGTGCATTAATAGTGACGAAACTATCGCGATATGAATACGAAAAATATCGCTACCCACATTTAACCGAGACTGAGTTGGAAGCAGTACTGAAGAAACGAGGTTCTGAGTACGGAAATTTACTCCGTCGCTACGAAATTCATAAAACATTTGAAAAGCGTTTAGTGGAAAGTGTGGAAGCATGCGGAATTACGACCAAAGTGGTGAACCGATTCGGATACAATGAAGAAAATCTTAAATGGGCAGATGTTGTGGTGCCTGTTGGTGGTGATGGTACTTTCATACTAGCTGCAAGTAAAATCCAAGGCAACTATAAGCCTGTTATTGGCTTCAATTCAGATCCAAGTCGTTCCGCCGGTTACCTATGCCTACCAAAAAAATATTCAGCCAACGTCAAAGGAGCTTTGCAGAAGATCATTAATGGAGATTTCAGGTGGATGTTTAGAAATAGAATACGAATAACATTGTTCGGGAAAAACATTTTCGATGCTCCACTTGAACTTAACGAAGAGCAATTGCGAGAACCTGGTGACACTCCTCTGCCGAAGAGAACAACTGTAACAGCTGATTCTAAGGTTTATAGGAGGACACTACCAACATTGGCtcttaatgaaatatttgttggtgaaAAACAAGCCACTCGTGTGTCATACTTGGAACTGAAGCTAGCTGGCGAATCAAGAACGAAACTGAAGTGTACCGGAATCTGTGTCGCGACAGGCACCGGGTCCACCGCTTGGCACGCAAGTATGAACCGTATTTCTGACCAGTCCATAAGTGAATTGCTATCATTATTGAAGCAGCCAGTTTCAGAGGAAACGCGAGCAGAATTATGTTCACGGTTTTCGGAACAGTTGAAGTTCGATCCCGAAGAACGAAAAATGTGTTATACAGTGCGTGAGTGTATAGACACGAAAACGTGGCCAGAAG
- the LOC124777884 gene encoding NAD kinase 2, mitochondrial isoform X4 translates to MRSLEVARVNFKRALIVTKLSRYEYEKYRYPHLTETELEAVLKKRGSEYGNLLRRYEIHKTFEKRLVESVEACGITTKVVNRFGYNEENLKWADVVVPVGGDGTFILAASKIQGNYKPVIGFNSDPSRSAGYLCLPKKYSANVKGALQKIINGDFRWMFRNRIRITLFGKNIFDAPLELNEEQLREPGDTPLPKRTTVTADSKVYRRTLPTLALNEIFVGEKQATRVSYLELKLAGESRTKLKCTGICVATGTGSTAWHAKTTF, encoded by the coding sequence ATGCGCTCGTTAGAAGTGGCAAGAGTTAATTTCAAGCGTGCATTAATAGTGACGAAACTATCGCGATATGAATACGAAAAATATCGCTACCCACATTTAACCGAGACTGAGTTGGAAGCAGTACTGAAGAAACGAGGTTCTGAGTACGGAAATTTACTCCGTCGCTACGAAATTCATAAAACATTTGAAAAGCGTTTAGTGGAAAGTGTGGAAGCATGCGGAATTACGACCAAAGTGGTGAACCGATTCGGATACAATGAAGAAAATCTTAAATGGGCAGATGTTGTGGTGCCTGTTGGTGGTGATGGTACTTTCATACTAGCTGCAAGTAAAATCCAAGGCAACTATAAGCCTGTTATTGGCTTCAATTCAGATCCAAGTCGTTCCGCCGGTTACCTATGCCTACCAAAAAAATATTCAGCCAACGTCAAAGGAGCTTTGCAGAAGATCATTAATGGAGATTTCAGGTGGATGTTTAGAAATAGAATACGAATAACATTGTTCGGGAAAAACATTTTCGATGCTCCACTTGAACTTAACGAAGAGCAATTGCGAGAACCTGGTGACACTCCTCTGCCGAAGAGAACAACTGTAACAGCTGATTCTAAGGTTTATAGGAGGACACTACCAACATTGGCtcttaatgaaatatttgttggtgaaAAACAAGCCACTCGTGTGTCATACTTGGAACTGAAGCTAGCTGGCGAATCAAGAACGAAACTGAAGTGTACCGGAATCTGTGTCGCGACAGGCACCGGGTCCACCGCTTGGCACGCAA
- the LOC124777884 gene encoding NAD kinase 2, mitochondrial isoform X1, protein MRSLEVARVNFKRALIVTKLSRYEYEKYRYPHLTETELEAVLKKRGSEYGNLLRRYEIHKTFEKRLVESVEACGITTKVVNRFGYNEENLKWADVVVPVGGDGTFILAASKIQGNYKPVIGFNSDPSRSAGYLCLPKKYSANVKGALQKIINGDFRWMFRNRIRITLFGKNIFDAPLELNEEQLREPGDTPLPKRTTVTADSKVYRRTLPTLALNEIFVGEKQATRVSYLELKLAGESRTKLKCTGICVATGTGSTAWHASMNRISDQSISELLSLLKQPVSEETRAELCSRFSEQLKFDPEERKMCYTVRECIDTKTWPEGKRINPRGFVSWLAIRSRCFDGGLALDGNVVYNFDDGAVAIFQVLDEDALQTVMLRE, encoded by the coding sequence ATGCGCTCGTTAGAAGTGGCAAGAGTTAATTTCAAGCGTGCATTAATAGTGACGAAACTATCGCGATATGAATACGAAAAATATCGCTACCCACATTTAACCGAGACTGAGTTGGAAGCAGTACTGAAGAAACGAGGTTCTGAGTACGGAAATTTACTCCGTCGCTACGAAATTCATAAAACATTTGAAAAGCGTTTAGTGGAAAGTGTGGAAGCATGCGGAATTACGACCAAAGTGGTGAACCGATTCGGATACAATGAAGAAAATCTTAAATGGGCAGATGTTGTGGTGCCTGTTGGTGGTGATGGTACTTTCATACTAGCTGCAAGTAAAATCCAAGGCAACTATAAGCCTGTTATTGGCTTCAATTCAGATCCAAGTCGTTCCGCCGGTTACCTATGCCTACCAAAAAAATATTCAGCCAACGTCAAAGGAGCTTTGCAGAAGATCATTAATGGAGATTTCAGGTGGATGTTTAGAAATAGAATACGAATAACATTGTTCGGGAAAAACATTTTCGATGCTCCACTTGAACTTAACGAAGAGCAATTGCGAGAACCTGGTGACACTCCTCTGCCGAAGAGAACAACTGTAACAGCTGATTCTAAGGTTTATAGGAGGACACTACCAACATTGGCtcttaatgaaatatttgttggtgaaAAACAAGCCACTCGTGTGTCATACTTGGAACTGAAGCTAGCTGGCGAATCAAGAACGAAACTGAAGTGTACCGGAATCTGTGTCGCGACAGGCACCGGGTCCACCGCTTGGCACGCAAGTATGAACCGTATTTCTGACCAGTCCATAAGTGAATTGCTATCATTATTGAAGCAGCCAGTTTCAGAGGAAACGCGAGCAGAATTATGTTCACGGTTTTCGGAACAGTTGAAGTTCGATCCCGAAGAACGAAAAATGTGTTATACAGTGCGTGAGTGTATAGACACGAAAACGTGGCCAGAAGGTAAACGAATAAACCCACGCGGCTTTGTTTCGTGGCTCGCAATACGCTCCCGTTGTTTCGACGGAGGCCTTGCACTTGACGGTAACGTCGTTTACAATTTCGATGATGGAGCAGTGGCAATTTTTCAGGTGCTCGATGAAGATGCCCTACAGACGGTAATGTTGCGGGAATGA